Proteins encoded together in one Streptomyces sp. NBC_01216 window:
- a CDS encoding rodlin encodes MIKKVLATAAVAASVAGMSASTAMAAGNDGGSANIIGNTSHQSIGSNHTGGYMSPNFGLVNGGVLHCFDIQKIQAQVPVGALIGVPIAVQDVLGNPMSNQTCTQNSVQQKGDDALSHILGEVLSQNGNVGG; translated from the coding sequence GTGATCAAGAAGGTTCTTGCTACGGCGGCAGTTGCGGCCTCGGTCGCCGGCATGTCTGCGTCCACCGCGATGGCGGCCGGCAACGACGGCGGCAGCGCCAACATCATCGGCAACACGTCGCACCAGTCGATCGGCAGCAACCACACCGGTGGCTACATGAGCCCGAACTTCGGCCTCGTCAACGGTGGCGTCCTGCACTGCTTCGACATCCAGAAGATCCAGGCGCAGGTGCCGGTCGGCGCCCTCATCGGTGTCCCGATCGCCGTCCAGGACGTGCTCGGCAACCCGATGTCGAACCAGACCTGCACCCAGAACTCCGTGCAGCAGAAGGGCGACGACGCCCTGTCGCACATCCTGGGCGAGGTTCTCTCCCAGAACGGCAACGTCGGCGGCTGA
- the mca gene encoding mycothiol conjugate amidase Mca produces the protein MTEQLRLMAVHAHPDDESSKGAATMAKYVSEGVDVLVVTCTGGERGSILNPQLQGDAYIEANIHEVRRKEMDEAREILGVGQEWLGFVDSGLPEGDPLPPLPEGCFALEDVDVAAGELVRKIRAFRPQVITTYDENGGYPHPDHIMTHKITMVAFDAAADTERYPEAEFGPAFQPQKLYYNQGFNRPRTLALHQALLDRGMDSPYGEWLERWKEFMRAERTLTTYVPCAEFFETRDKALIAHRTQIDPDGGWFRVPMDIQKEVWPTEEYELSKSLVDTSLPESDLFAGIRDNA, from the coding sequence TTGACTGAGCAGCTGCGACTGATGGCCGTGCACGCCCACCCCGACGACGAGTCGAGCAAGGGCGCGGCGACGATGGCCAAGTACGTGTCCGAGGGGGTGGACGTCCTGGTGGTGACCTGCACGGGCGGCGAGCGCGGCTCCATCCTCAATCCCCAGCTCCAGGGCGACGCCTACATCGAGGCGAACATCCACGAGGTGCGCCGCAAGGAGATGGACGAGGCCCGCGAGATCCTCGGAGTCGGCCAGGAGTGGCTCGGCTTCGTCGACTCCGGACTCCCGGAGGGCGACCCGCTGCCCCCGCTCCCCGAGGGCTGCTTCGCCCTGGAGGACGTGGACGTGGCGGCCGGCGAGCTGGTCCGCAAGATCCGCGCCTTCCGTCCGCAGGTCATCACGACCTACGACGAGAACGGCGGCTACCCGCACCCCGACCACATCATGACCCACAAGATCACGATGGTGGCCTTCGACGCGGCGGCGGACACCGAGAGGTACCCGGAGGCCGAGTTCGGCCCGGCCTTCCAGCCGCAGAAGCTCTATTACAACCAGGGCTTCAACCGTCCCCGCACGCTCGCCCTGCACCAGGCGTTGCTCGACCGGGGCATGGACTCCCCGTACGGCGAGTGGCTGGAGCGCTGGAAGGAGTTCATGCGGGCCGAGCGGACCCTGACCACCTACGTGCCGTGCGCGGAGTTCTTCGAGACCCGCGACAAGGCGCTCATCGCCCACCGCACCCAGATCGATCCGGACGGTGGCTGGTTCCGGGTCCCGATGGACATCCAGAAGGAGGTCTGGCCGACGGAGGAGTACGAGCTCAGCAAGTCGCTGGTGGACACCTCCCTCCCCGAGAGCGACCTCTTCGCGGGCATCCGCGACAATGCCTGA
- a CDS encoding DUF4307 domain-containing protein, producing MSAVQGRLPDGRYGRPADERADRGLRIVGVVLGVLFLGLLGWFGWYYVVDNKISAEMIKFDVVSDTEVQVHLEVRKDAGVQGVCTLRTRAEDGAEVGRKDVRVDGTAGRVDRVWSVRTTARATSAELVGCTAR from the coding sequence ATGAGCGCGGTCCAGGGCCGGCTGCCCGACGGGCGCTACGGACGCCCGGCGGACGAGCGCGCCGACCGCGGGCTCAGGATCGTGGGCGTCGTGCTCGGCGTGCTGTTCCTCGGCCTGCTGGGCTGGTTCGGCTGGTACTACGTCGTCGACAACAAGATCAGCGCAGAGATGATCAAGTTCGACGTCGTCAGCGACACCGAGGTCCAGGTGCATCTGGAGGTCCGCAAGGACGCCGGCGTCCAAGGGGTCTGCACGCTGCGGACGCGCGCCGAGGACGGGGCCGAGGTGGGCCGCAAGGACGTGCGGGTCGACGGGACGGCCGGCCGCGTCGACCGCGTCTGGTCGGTCCGCACGACCGCTCGCGCGACCAGTGCCGAGCTCGTGGGATGTACCGCCCGGTAG
- the greA gene encoding transcription elongation factor GreA: MTQTSDNVTWLTQEAYNQLKAELEYLSGPARTEIAAKIAAAREEGDLRENGGYHAAKEEQGKQELRVRQLTQLLEQAKVGESPADDGVVEPGMVVTIAFDGDEDDTMTFLLASREYASGDIETYSPQSPLGVGVSGKKAGDDAEYELPNGKKATVKVISAKPYTG, translated from the coding sequence GTGACCCAGACCAGCGACAACGTCACCTGGCTCACCCAGGAGGCGTACAACCAGCTCAAAGCCGAGCTGGAGTACCTGTCTGGTCCCGCGCGAACCGAGATCGCCGCCAAGATCGCCGCGGCGCGCGAGGAGGGCGACCTGCGCGAGAACGGCGGGTACCACGCGGCCAAGGAGGAGCAGGGCAAGCAGGAACTCCGGGTGCGCCAGCTCACCCAGCTCCTGGAGCAGGCCAAGGTCGGCGAGTCTCCCGCGGATGACGGCGTCGTCGAGCCCGGCATGGTCGTCACGATCGCCTTCGACGGCGACGAGGACGACACCATGACCTTCCTGCTGGCCTCGCGCGAGTACGCGAGCGGTGACATCGAGACGTACTCGCCGCAGTCCCCGCTCGGCGTGGGCGTCAGCGGCAAGAAGGCCGGCGACGACGCCGAGTACGAACTGCCGAACGGAAAGAAGGCCACGGTGAAGGTCATCAGCGCCAAGCCGTACACCGGCTGA
- a CDS encoding ABC transporter permease — protein MTTVQEAADRPITPRTRGGIAQSAGDSLVIARRNLTRMYRIPEMVIFGLIQPIMFVVLFSYVFGGSMTIGGTNAPAVYREFLMAGIFAQTVTFATAGAGAGIADDMHKGLIDRFRSLPMARGAVLTGRTLADLVQTALTVVVLAVVALLVGWRIHEGVPKALGAFALLLLLGYAFSWIGALIGLSVRTPEAATSGGLIWLFPVTFISIAFVDSSQMASWLQPIAEWNPFSATVQACRVLFGNPGVSTSDAWPMQHPVWASVLWSVVIIVVFRTLAVRKYRSATG, from the coding sequence GTGACCACTGTCCAGGAAGCGGCGGACCGCCCGATCACCCCCCGTACGCGGGGCGGGATCGCACAGTCCGCCGGAGACTCGCTCGTCATCGCGCGACGTAATTTGACAAGAATGTACCGAATTCCCGAGATGGTCATCTTCGGGCTCATCCAGCCGATCATGTTCGTGGTGCTGTTCAGCTACGTCTTCGGCGGCTCCATGACCATCGGCGGTACCAACGCCCCGGCCGTCTACCGTGAGTTCCTGATGGCCGGCATCTTCGCCCAGACCGTCACCTTCGCCACCGCCGGCGCGGGCGCCGGCATCGCCGACGACATGCACAAGGGTCTGATCGACCGCTTCCGCTCACTGCCGATGGCCCGCGGCGCGGTCCTCACCGGACGAACCCTGGCCGATCTCGTCCAGACCGCCCTCACGGTCGTCGTTCTCGCGGTCGTCGCCCTCCTGGTCGGCTGGCGCATCCACGAGGGCGTCCCCAAGGCGCTGGGGGCCTTCGCCCTGCTGCTCCTGCTCGGCTACGCCTTCTCCTGGATCGGTGCCCTCATCGGGCTGTCCGTCCGGACCCCGGAGGCAGCGACCTCGGGCGGGCTCATCTGGCTCTTCCCGGTCACGTTCATCTCGATCGCGTTCGTGGACTCCAGCCAGATGGCGTCCTGGCTCCAGCCGATCGCGGAGTGGAACCCGTTCAGCGCGACCGTCCAGGCGTGCCGGGTGCTCTTCGGCAACCCCGGCGTCTCGACCTCCGACGCCTGGCCGATGCAGCACCCGGTGTGGGCCTCGGTCCTCTGGTCGGTGGTGATCATCGTGGTGTTCCGGACGCTCGCGGTCAGGAAGTACCGCTCGGCCACCGGGTGA
- a CDS encoding ATP-binding cassette domain-containing protein: MPGAIHAEGLVRTFGDVRALDGVDLDVPEGTVLGLLGPNGAGKTTAVRVLTTLLRPDSGRAFVAGIDVVRHPDRVRRAIGLSGQFAAVDEYLTGRENLQMVGRLYQMGGREAKARADELLERFGLADAADRTAKTYSGGMRRRLDLAAALVVSPPVMFMDEPTTGLDPRNRQALWEVIQELVAGGTTLLLTTQYLEEADHLAHDICVIDHGKVIARGTSDQLKAQTGGERVEVVVHEPEMIPGAREVLSHYGLDGRGSVEVSVEPHMRRLTVPVSGGAKLLAEVIRELDTRGVEIDDIGLRRPTLDDVFISLTGHAAEQAEDEENGGDTATKGRGQTRKETAG, encoded by the coding sequence ATGCCAGGCGCGATCCACGCCGAAGGTCTGGTGAGGACCTTCGGCGACGTACGAGCCCTGGACGGCGTCGACCTCGACGTCCCCGAGGGCACGGTCCTGGGCCTGCTCGGCCCGAACGGCGCGGGAAAGACGACCGCGGTGCGCGTGCTGACGACGCTGCTCAGGCCGGACAGCGGCCGGGCCTTCGTGGCCGGGATCGACGTGGTCAGGCATCCCGACCGGGTCCGCCGCGCGATCGGCCTCTCCGGGCAGTTCGCGGCCGTCGACGAGTACCTGACCGGTCGCGAGAACCTCCAGATGGTCGGCCGGCTCTACCAGATGGGCGGCAGGGAGGCGAAGGCGCGGGCCGACGAGCTGCTCGAGCGGTTCGGCCTCGCCGACGCGGCCGACCGCACGGCCAAGACCTACTCCGGGGGCATGCGCCGCCGCCTCGACCTCGCCGCGGCCCTCGTCGTCTCTCCGCCCGTGATGTTCATGGACGAGCCGACGACCGGCCTCGACCCGCGCAACCGCCAGGCGCTCTGGGAGGTGATCCAGGAACTCGTCGCCGGCGGCACGACCCTGCTCCTGACGACCCAGTACCTGGAGGAGGCCGACCACCTCGCCCACGACATCTGCGTCATCGACCACGGAAAGGTGATCGCGCGCGGCACGTCCGACCAGCTCAAGGCGCAGACCGGCGGCGAACGCGTCGAGGTCGTCGTCCACGAGCCGGAGATGATCCCCGGCGCGCGGGAGGTCCTCTCCCACTACGGACTGGACGGCCGGGGGAGCGTCGAGGTGTCCGTGGAGCCCCACATGCGGCGGCTGACCGTCCCCGTCTCCGGCGGCGCGAAGCTGCTCGCGGAGGTGATCCGGGAGCTGGACACCCGGGGTGTCGAGATCGACGACATCGGCCTGCGCCGCCCCACCCTGGACGACGTCTTCATCTCGCTGACCGGCCACGCGGCCGAGCAGGCCGAGGACGAGGAGAACGGCGGGGACACCGCGACGAAGGGTCGCGGGCAGACCAGGAAGGAGACGGCAGGGTGA
- the ilvA gene encoding threonine ammonia-lyase, protein MSFRTTRPLHSLILDDVRGAQKMLAGVARMTAMEGSRHLSSLVGSPVHLKCENLQRTGSFKLRGAYVRISGLRPEQRAAGVVAASAGNHAQGVALASALLGVRSTVFMPVGAPLPKVAATREYGADVRLEGHVVDETLAAAERYAAETGAVFIHPFDHPDIIAGQGTVGLEILEQCPEVRTILVGVGGGGLAAGVGLAVKSLRPDVKVIGVQAEGAAAYPPSLAAGHPVAIGAPTTMADGIRVGRPGDVPFALVREYVDEVRTVSEDALASALLLCLERAKLVVEPAGASPVAALLGDPAAFRGPVVAVLSGGNVDPLLMQRILRHGMAAGGRYLSLRLRVTDRPGALATLLAVLTVVDANVLDVGHVRTDPRLGLTEAEVELHLETKGPEHCAEVEEALREAGYVVLG, encoded by the coding sequence ATGAGCTTCCGTACGACTCGCCCCTTGCACTCCCTGATCCTCGACGACGTGCGTGGGGCGCAGAAGATGCTCGCCGGTGTGGCGCGGATGACCGCGATGGAGGGGAGCCGCCACCTGTCGTCCCTGGTGGGGTCCCCGGTTCACCTGAAGTGCGAGAACCTGCAGCGGACGGGTTCGTTCAAGCTGCGGGGCGCGTACGTACGGATCTCCGGGCTGCGGCCCGAGCAGCGGGCCGCCGGTGTGGTGGCCGCCTCGGCCGGGAACCACGCGCAGGGCGTCGCGCTGGCCTCCGCGTTGCTGGGGGTGCGTTCCACGGTGTTCATGCCGGTCGGCGCACCGCTGCCGAAGGTCGCGGCGACCCGGGAGTACGGGGCGGACGTGCGGCTGGAAGGCCATGTCGTGGACGAGACGCTGGCGGCGGCGGAGCGGTACGCCGCGGAGACCGGCGCGGTCTTCATCCACCCGTTCGACCACCCGGACATCATCGCGGGGCAGGGCACGGTGGGCCTGGAGATCCTGGAGCAGTGCCCGGAGGTGCGCACGATCCTGGTCGGCGTGGGCGGTGGGGGGCTGGCGGCCGGGGTGGGGCTGGCGGTGAAGTCGCTGCGCCCGGACGTGAAGGTGATCGGTGTCCAGGCGGAGGGGGCGGCGGCCTATCCGCCGTCGCTCGCCGCCGGGCATCCGGTGGCGATCGGTGCGCCGACGACGATGGCGGACGGAATCCGGGTGGGGCGGCCGGGCGATGTGCCGTTCGCGCTCGTCCGGGAGTACGTCGACGAGGTCCGCACGGTGTCCGAGGACGCGCTGGCCTCGGCGCTGCTGCTGTGCCTGGAGCGGGCGAAGCTCGTGGTGGAACCGGCCGGCGCGAGTCCGGTGGCGGCGCTGCTCGGCGATCCGGCGGCGTTCCGGGGGCCGGTGGTGGCGGTGCTGTCCGGCGGCAACGTCGATCCGCTGCTGATGCAGCGGATCCTGCGCCACGGCATGGCGGCCGGGGGCCGCTACCTGAGTCTGCGGTTGCGTGTGACGGACCGGCCGGGGGCGCTGGCGACGCTGCTGGCGGTCCTGACGGTGGTCGACGCGAACGTGCTCGACGTGGGGCATGTGCGGACCGATCCGCGGCTGGGGCTGACGGAGGCGGAGGTCGAGCTGCATCTGGAGACGAAGGGCCCGGAGCACTGCGCGGAGGTGGAGGAGGCGCTGCGGGAGGCGGGCTACGTGGTACTCGGCTGA
- a CDS encoding MarR family winged helix-turn-helix transcriptional regulator: MPPSQDMTTELDPGLLDALQHQVAVFARRAEQTRLGGTGQLRNSMDRAAYLLLNRLDQEGPMGVKALAAGMGIDSSTVTRQVAPLVDTGLVKRTSHPEDGRAVVLQLSPRGLTRLEEVRSSRRELMAEVTDGWTEEERVSFCTLLTRFNSALSARQSGLPPATDTESGPTS, translated from the coding sequence ATGCCCCCTTCTCAGGACATGACGACAGAGCTTGACCCCGGTCTCCTCGATGCCCTCCAGCACCAGGTGGCCGTCTTCGCCCGCCGGGCGGAACAGACCCGCCTCGGCGGCACCGGTCAGCTCCGCAACTCGATGGACCGCGCCGCCTACCTCCTGCTGAACCGCCTGGACCAGGAAGGCCCCATGGGCGTCAAGGCGCTCGCGGCCGGGATGGGCATCGACTCCTCCACCGTCACCCGCCAGGTCGCCCCGCTCGTCGACACCGGCCTGGTCAAACGCACCTCCCACCCGGAGGACGGACGGGCGGTCGTCCTGCAGCTCTCCCCGCGCGGGCTGACCCGCCTCGAAGAGGTCCGCTCCTCCCGCCGCGAGCTGATGGCCGAGGTCACGGACGGCTGGACCGAGGAGGAACGCGTCTCCTTCTGCACCCTGCTCACCCGTTTCAATTCGGCGCTGTCCGCCCGCCAGTCGGGCCTGCCGCCCGCCACCGACACGGAGTCCGGCCCCACCTCTTGA
- a CDS encoding sigma factor-like helix-turn-helix DNA-binding protein, translating into MGDRQHVHTGERSRRTRQFEAFVAGAAGRLLHVATLLTAETRARNPHAQDLLTAALAHTYAEWDRMRDEDPYERTRADLAARFARAAWRHRHGRGGVLSPLTPQERLVVVLRLHEGVAEEQAAALLGLPEERVRAVCARSVYALRPRTGRNAS; encoded by the coding sequence GTGGGAGACCGGCAGCACGTCCACACGGGCGAACGGAGCCGCCGAACCCGGCAGTTCGAGGCGTTCGTCGCGGGGGCAGCCGGGCGGCTGCTGCATGTCGCGACCCTGCTCACCGCCGAGACCCGTGCCCGCAACCCCCACGCCCAGGACCTGCTGACCGCCGCCCTGGCCCACACCTACGCCGAGTGGGACCGGATGCGCGACGAGGACCCGTACGAACGCACGCGTGCCGACCTGGCGGCCCGCTTCGCCCGCGCCGCCTGGCGCCACCGCCACGGCCGGGGCGGCGTCCTGTCGCCGCTCACCCCGCAGGAGCGTCTCGTCGTGGTGCTGCGACTCCACGAGGGCGTGGCCGAGGAACAGGCCGCGGCCCTGCTCGGACTCCCCGAGGAACGCGTCCGGGCCGTCTGCGCCCGTTCCGTCTACGCCCTGCGGCCCCGGACCGGGAGGAACGCGTCATGA
- a CDS encoding cystathionine gamma-synthase: MSDQHTHQSFETRAIHAGNTADPLTGAVVPPIYQVSTYKQDGVGGLRGGYEYSRSANPTRTALEENLAALEGGRRGLAFASGLAAEDCLLRTLLAPGDHVVIPNDAYGGTFRLFAKVVRRWGVDFSVADTSDLESVRAAVNDRTKAIWVETPSNPLLGITDIAAVADVARTAGAKLVVDNTFASPYLQQPLSLGADVVVHSLTKYMGGHSDVVGGALVTADEALGEELAYHQNAMGAVAGPFDSWIVLRGVKTLAVRMDRHSENAAQIVEMLSQHPKVTQVLYPGLPEHPGHEIAAKQMKAFGGMVSFRVEGGEEAAVAVCDRAKLFTLGESLGGVESLIEHPGRMTHASVAGSALEVPADLVRISVGIENVDDLLADLRQALG; encoded by the coding sequence ATGAGCGACCAGCACACCCATCAGAGCTTCGAGACCCGCGCCATCCATGCGGGCAACACCGCCGACCCGCTGACCGGCGCGGTCGTGCCGCCCATCTACCAGGTGTCCACCTACAAGCAGGACGGCGTCGGTGGGCTCCGCGGCGGCTACGAGTACAGCCGCAGCGCCAATCCGACCCGTACCGCGCTGGAGGAGAACCTCGCGGCCCTGGAGGGCGGCCGGCGCGGACTCGCCTTCGCCTCCGGCCTCGCCGCCGAGGACTGCCTGCTGCGCACGCTGCTGGCCCCGGGCGACCACGTGGTCATCCCCAACGACGCCTACGGCGGCACCTTCCGCCTCTTCGCGAAGGTCGTGCGGCGCTGGGGCGTGGACTTCTCCGTCGCCGACACCTCGGACCTGGAGTCGGTGCGGGCCGCGGTCAACGACCGGACGAAGGCGATCTGGGTCGAGACCCCGTCCAACCCGCTGCTCGGCATCACCGACATCGCGGCGGTCGCCGACGTGGCCCGCACGGCCGGCGCGAAGCTGGTCGTCGACAACACCTTCGCGAGCCCCTATCTCCAGCAGCCGCTGTCGCTGGGCGCGGACGTCGTCGTGCACTCGCTGACCAAGTACATGGGCGGGCACTCGGACGTCGTCGGCGGCGCGCTGGTGACGGCCGACGAGGCGCTCGGCGAGGAACTGGCCTACCACCAGAACGCGATGGGCGCGGTCGCGGGTCCCTTCGACTCGTGGATCGTGCTGCGGGGCGTCAAGACGCTCGCCGTCCGCATGGACCGGCACAGTGAGAACGCCGCGCAGATCGTCGAGATGCTGTCCCAGCACCCGAAGGTCACCCAGGTCCTCTACCCTGGCCTGCCCGAGCACCCGGGCCACGAGATCGCCGCGAAGCAGATGAAGGCGTTCGGCGGCATGGTCTCCTTCCGCGTCGAGGGCGGCGAGGAGGCCGCCGTCGCGGTCTGCGACCGCGCGAAGCTCTTCACGCTGGGTGAGTCCCTGGGCGGTGTCGAGTCGCTGATCGAGCACCCGGGCCGGATGACCCACGCCAGCGTCGCGGGCTCGGCCCTGGAGGTGCCGGCGGACCTGGTCCGGATCTCGGTGGGCATCGAGAACGTCGACGACCTGCTGGCGGACCTGCGTCAGGCGCTCGGCTGA
- the msrA gene encoding peptide-methionine (S)-S-oxide reductase MsrA, whose protein sequence is MFLSRTPVLPTPEQALKGRTTPEFAVPERHTVLGTPLLGPYPEGFEVADFGLGCFWGAERKFWQVEGVWTTLVGYQGGLTPNPAYEEVCSGLTGHTEAVRVVFDPRKVTYARLLKLFWESHNPTQGFRQGNDVGTQYRSAIYTHSPAQAQVADASRAAYQQVLTGSGHGTITTEILPAEGRAFYPAEGYHQQYLDRNINGYCGIGGTGVACPIGVAEAD, encoded by the coding sequence ATGTTCCTGTCACGCACCCCCGTCCTCCCCACGCCCGAGCAGGCGCTGAAGGGCCGCACAACGCCCGAGTTCGCCGTCCCGGAGCGCCACACCGTCCTCGGCACCCCGCTGCTCGGCCCGTACCCGGAGGGGTTCGAGGTCGCCGACTTCGGGCTGGGCTGTTTCTGGGGCGCGGAGCGCAAGTTCTGGCAGGTTGAGGGCGTCTGGACGACCCTGGTGGGCTATCAAGGCGGTCTGACCCCGAACCCGGCCTACGAGGAGGTCTGCTCCGGCCTCACCGGCCACACCGAGGCCGTCCGCGTGGTCTTCGACCCGCGGAAGGTGACGTACGCGCGGCTGCTGAAGCTGTTCTGGGAGTCGCACAACCCGACCCAGGGCTTCCGCCAGGGCAACGACGTGGGCACCCAGTACCGATCGGCGATCTACACCCACTCCCCCGCCCAGGCGCAGGTCGCCGACGCGTCGCGCGCGGCGTACCAGCAGGTCCTGACCGGCTCGGGGCACGGCACGATCACCACGGAGATCCTCCCGGCCGAGGGCCGCGCCTTCTACCCCGCCGAGGGATACCACCAGCAGTACCTCGACCGCAACATTAACGGCTACTGCGGCATCGGTGGCACGGGCGTGGCCTGCCCGATCGGCGTCGCCGAGGCTGACTGA
- a CDS encoding ATP-binding protein: protein MDFWLSLGFKGNPYVVKPLPGSEDGRELLVGRDRELRALLRRVRESDMHVVLEGPNGVGKTSLVSVATWVASEDYRQGRSQQLYLPLPEPLQIKEDAEEFISSCYFAIARAFLEHEDTLKRAGRTVPRTKDLNLWLNSPVLRSRAGGITSPFGGFSAAVGASANTSQGFTQAGFRAACKKWLSEAFPDGSGGFIGLIDNLELIDVSSDAQRVIEEIRTPSSNFQELAG, encoded by the coding sequence TTGGACTTCTGGCTGAGCCTCGGCTTCAAGGGAAACCCCTACGTCGTGAAGCCACTCCCTGGCAGCGAGGACGGACGCGAGCTACTGGTCGGCCGCGATAGGGAACTTCGCGCCCTGCTCCGGCGTGTCCGCGAAAGTGACATGCACGTCGTCCTGGAAGGCCCGAACGGCGTCGGCAAGACGAGCCTGGTTTCTGTCGCCACATGGGTGGCAAGCGAAGACTATAGGCAAGGGCGAAGCCAGCAACTCTACCTGCCCCTACCCGAACCACTACAGATCAAGGAAGACGCGGAGGAGTTCATCAGCTCCTGCTATTTTGCCATTGCCCGCGCCTTTCTGGAACACGAAGACACACTCAAGCGGGCAGGCCGCACCGTACCGCGTACCAAAGATTTGAACCTTTGGCTCAATTCCCCGGTCCTCAGGAGTCGCGCCGGCGGAATAACGAGCCCATTCGGAGGCTTCTCCGCAGCCGTCGGGGCCTCCGCCAACACATCACAAGGATTCACACAGGCGGGATTCAGGGCAGCCTGCAAGAAATGGCTCTCTGAAGCATTTCCAGATGGCTCGGGCGGCTTCATTGGCCTGATCGACAACCTGGAACTAATCGATGTATCAAGTGACGCCCAGCGCGTAATCGAAGAGATCCGAACCCCGTCCTCCAACTTCCAGGAACTCGCTGGGTAA
- a CDS encoding MarR family winged helix-turn-helix transcriptional regulator: MSHQNLRDSLGYAQDFSFDFEPEFFSDSTSDQIDDAARKWLAELAMKYERDIHLQPRMWRLLEDLAGIGGTCSPGDHQTLGFNDRTHMRKNVVDLERFKLVTSSRDETDQRRRSIEMTSKGWLVYYSRSQGLINPTLPGFST, encoded by the coding sequence GTGAGTCACCAGAATCTGCGCGACTCACTAGGTTACGCGCAGGATTTCTCCTTCGACTTCGAGCCTGAATTCTTCAGCGACAGCACTTCGGATCAAATCGACGATGCAGCCAGGAAATGGCTCGCCGAGCTTGCCATGAAATATGAGCGAGACATCCACTTGCAGCCGCGCATGTGGAGACTGCTTGAGGACCTCGCCGGAATTGGTGGCACATGCTCCCCCGGGGATCATCAAACACTCGGGTTTAATGACCGGACCCACATGAGGAAGAATGTTGTGGATCTGGAGCGGTTCAAGCTGGTGACGAGCAGCCGGGATGAAACTGACCAGCGACGCAGATCGATCGAAATGACATCGAAGGGGTGGCTGGTCTATTACTCCCGCTCCCAGGGACTCATCAACCCCACACTACCTGGATTCTCCACCTGA
- a CDS encoding DUF6879 family protein, with amino-acid sequence MLNGEELGRLFETFERTAFRLETLSVYNVEDEREEFERFLAGGDMGPTWDDNPWVRSMTDKGKQVSRVHILRSPLTDYLRYELAAYPGNIAAGETIGILDLSEQAVTGLPDHDFWLFDDQDVYRMHYTPEGAFIGADLLAAHRLAEYQDYRDRALAEAVPFSDYWERHH; translated from the coding sequence GTGCTCAACGGTGAGGAGTTGGGCCGTCTCTTCGAGACGTTCGAGCGGACCGCCTTCCGCTTGGAGACGCTCTCCGTCTACAACGTGGAGGACGAGCGCGAGGAGTTCGAACGCTTCCTGGCCGGCGGGGACATGGGCCCCACCTGGGACGACAACCCATGGGTACGGTCGATGACCGACAAGGGCAAGCAGGTCTCACGCGTCCACATCCTTCGGTCTCCACTGACCGACTACCTGCGGTACGAACTGGCCGCCTATCCGGGCAACATCGCGGCCGGCGAGACCATCGGAATCCTCGACTTGTCAGAGCAGGCCGTGACCGGCCTGCCCGATCACGACTTCTGGTTGTTCGATGACCAGGACGTGTACCGGATGCACTACACGCCCGAAGGTGCGTTCATCGGCGCCGACCTGCTTGCTGCCCACCGCCTTGCCGAGTATCAGGACTACCGAGACCGCGCGTTGGCCGAAGCGGTGCCGTTCTCGGACTACTGGGAGCGGCACCACTGA